The genome window GAGAGACTGGATCAAATCGGGCGATCCTTGGATATGGTTTTCCGCCGGCGGCATGGCCCTGGCGCTGGTGCTGGTGCTGGGGGTGCTTTGGCTCACGGCGGTGCGGGGCCTCGGCTATTTCTGGCCGTCGCCGGTGGTGGAGACCACTTACGTGGAGAAAGATGGGCGCAAGGTGCGCATCATCGGTGAGGTCAAGGAAGAGGAGGAGGTGGCGGTAAAACGCTTGCGCGAGGCCGGCTTCGACATTCCGGGGGAGGCCGCCTTTACCACCCGGTTGCTCTTCAAGCTGGGCAACCGTGATCTCACCGGCACGGATTTCAAGTGGTTCCCAAGCCCCCTCCTTGGCGAATTCGCCTACCCCCGGGACGTGCTCACCGTGGAACGCCACGAATGGGGCAATCTTTACGGCCACCTGCGTGCCGTCAAGGAAAAGGGGCGGGTGGTGGCGGAGGGTGAGGCAGCCTGGCCGGAGCTGTTAAGCCGCGCCGACCGCGCCCTCAAGCTGTTCCGGGAAATCTTCCGCATCGAGCGCTACGACATCGGGGATGTGAACTACACCCTGGAGCGGCTGCGTCTGCGGGAGCGGCGGCTTCAGCTCGATGGCCAGCTCACGCCCGCCGCCAAGGCGGCCATCGAGGAAGCGCGCGCCGAGGCCAACGCCCGCTTCTCCGCCCTGCAGGAGCGGCTGGCACGGCTGCGGGAGGAAATCGCCCGTGACAGCATGATGGTGGAGGTGGCCGACGGCAGCGTGGTGGAGGTGCCGCTGGCCAAGGTGGCCAAGGTTTACCGCGCCAACGCGCTGTCGCTTACGGGCAAGATCGGCTTCTATTTCGCCAAACTCAAGGAATTCATCACCGACGACCCGCGGGAGGCCAATACGGAGGGGGGGATTTTCCCCGCCATCTTCGGCACGGTGATGATGGTGATCCTGATGTCCATCCTGGTCATGCCTCTGGGGGTGATGGCGGCGGTGTACATGCGCGAATACGCAAGACAGGGCCCGTTGATCCGCATCATCCGCATTGCGGTGAACAATCTTGCCGGTGTGCCGTCCATCGTCTACGGCGTATTCGGCCTGGGGTTCTTCGTCTATTTTGTTGGCGGCCACATCGACGAAGCCTTCTTCCCCGAGGCGCTGCCGGCCCCCACCTTCGGCAGTCCGGGCATCCTCTGGTCTTCCCTCACCCTCGCCATCCTCACTTTGCCGGTGGTCATCGTCGCCACCGAGGAAGGCCTGGCGCGGGTGCCGGAGACCATTCGCGCCGGCAGCCTGGCGCTGGGGGCGACCAAGGCCGAAACCCTGTGGCGCATCGTCCTGCCCATGGCGAGCCCCGCCATGATGACCGGGCTCATCCTCGCCGTGGCGCGGGCGGCGGGGGAGACTGCTCCCCTCATGCTGGTGGGGGTGGTGAAGCTTGCCCCGAACCTGCCCCTCGACGGGCATTTCCCCTATTTCCATCTGGAGCGGCAATTCATGCATCTGGGCTTCCACATCTATGACGTGGGCTTCCAGAGCCCCAACGTGGAAGCGGCGCGGCCCCTGGTCTATGCCACCGCCCTGCTTTTGGTGCTGGTCATCATCGTCCTCAATCTCACGGCGGTCTCCCTGCGCAACCGGCTGCGGGAGAAATACCGGAGTCTGGAAAGCATATGAAAGCCATTCACGCGGAGTCCAATATGAATACCATCACTGAACGTCAGGGAGTGGACGTGCGCGCCGCCCTGGCGCAGAACGTGGCACGGGCGGGCGCCACCGACGACATCTGTCTGGAAACGCGCAACCTGAACCTCTTCTACGGCTCGACCCAGGCGCTGTTCAACATCAACCTGAAGATACCCCGTCACCGGGTGACGGCCTTCATCGGTCCGTCTGGTTGCGGCAAATCGACCCTGCTCCGTTGTTTCAACCGCATGAACGACCTGGTGGACAATGTGCGCATCGAAGGGGAGGTGCGCCTTGATGGGGAAGACATCTACGACAAGAAGAT of Burkholderiales bacterium contains these proteins:
- the pstA gene encoding phosphate ABC transporter permease PstA — its product is MRDWIKSGDPWIWFSAGGMALALVLVLGVLWLTAVRGLGYFWPSPVVETTYVEKDGRKVRIIGEVKEEEEVAVKRLREAGFDIPGEAAFTTRLLFKLGNRDLTGTDFKWFPSPLLGEFAYPRDVLTVERHEWGNLYGHLRAVKEKGRVVAEGEAAWPELLSRADRALKLFREIFRIERYDIGDVNYTLERLRLRERRLQLDGQLTPAAKAAIEEARAEANARFSALQERLARLREEIARDSMMVEVADGSVVEVPLAKVAKVYRANALSLTGKIGFYFAKLKEFITDDPREANTEGGIFPAIFGTVMMVILMSILVMPLGVMAAVYMREYARQGPLIRIIRIAVNNLAGVPSIVYGVFGLGFFVYFVGGHIDEAFFPEALPAPTFGSPGILWSSLTLAILTLPVVIVATEEGLARVPETIRAGSLALGATKAETLWRIVLPMASPAMMTGLILAVARAAGETAPLMLVGVVKLAPNLPLDGHFPYFHLERQFMHLGFHIYDVGFQSPNVEAARPLVYATALLLVLVIIVLNLTAVSLRNRLREKYRSLESI